In the Clupea harengus chromosome 16, Ch_v2.0.2, whole genome shotgun sequence genome, one interval contains:
- the LOC116224033 gene encoding tripartite motif-containing protein 16-like — protein sequence MAEASVVWSQDQFSCPICLDLLKDPVTINCGHSFCMDCITSCWDQEDLKGVHSCPQCRQTFTPRPVLGRNTMLAEVVEKLKIMGLQAAPAAHCYAGPGDVECDVCIGRKRKAVKSCLMCLASYCDTHFRIHNDLNPGKKHKVIEAAGKLEDLICSHHDKLLEVFCRTDQICICMLCVMDEHNGHKTVSVAAERTEKQKQLGDNQRKSQQIIQEKETELQDLRQAVKTLQSSAQAAVEDGERIFTEVIRSIERRRSEVTELIRDQERAEMNRAEELMEKLEQEIAELKKRDAELEQLSHTDNHICFLKSFQSLRSSSAPDNSSKHTAHTDLSFDEVKERLSQLRGKLEDALQRGLKAISKTAELVSFLPLPEPTTREDFLAYACQLTLDPNTAHIDLTLSEGNRVVQRRPGVKHSYPDHPDRFDMRQVLCREAVSKHCYWEVECSGDVYIAVTYKGLTRKGCAASVQLGHNNKSWSLSSSSSKYIFIHDSKGMSLPHKPTSISRIGVYVDLKTGTLSFYSVSDTMTLLHKIHTTFTEPLYPGFWLGVSSKIKLCQ from the exons ATGGCAGAGGCCAGTGTTGTATGGAGTCAGGACCAGTTTAGCTGTCCAATCTGTCTTGACCTGCTGAAGGATCCTGTGACTATTAactgtggacacagtttctgtATGGATTGTATCACAagctgctgggatcaggaagatcTGAAAGGAGTCCACAGCTGCCCACAGTGCAGGCAGACCTTCACTCCAAGGCCAGTTCTGGGCAGAAACACCATGCTGGCTGAAGTGGTGGAGAAGCTGAAGATTATGGGACTCCAGGCTGCTCCAGCTGCTCACTGTtatgctggacctggagatgtggagtgtgacgtctgcatTGGGAGAAAACGAAAGGCAGTCAAGTCCTGTCTGATGTGTCTGGCCTCTTACTGTGACACTCACTTCAGAATTCATAATGATCTCAACCCAGGGAAGAAACACAAAGTGATTGAAGCTGCTGGTAAACTAGAAGATCTGATCTGCTCTCATCATGATAAACTACTAGAGGTCTTCTGTCGCACTGACCAGATATGCATATGTATGCTGTGTGTCATGGATGAACATAATGGACATAAAACAGTCTCAGTTGCAGCAGAGAGAACTGAGAAACAA AAACAGTTGGGTGATAATCAGAGAAAATCCCAACAGATAATCCAGGAAAAAGAGACTGAACTGCAGGACCTGAGACAGGCTGTGAAAACTCTTCAG AGTTCTGCAcaggcagcagtggaggacggtgagaggatctttactgaagtgatccgctccattgagagaagaCGCTCTGAGGTGACAGAactgatcagagatcaggagaGGGCTGAGATGAATCGAGCTGAAGAACTCATGGAgaaactggagcaggagattgctgagctgaagaagagagatgctgagctggagcagctttcacacactgacaaccaCATTTGCTTCCTTAAG AGTTTCCAGTCTCtccgttcctcctctgctcctgacAACTCATCCAAACACACGGCCCACACAGATCTGTCTTTTGATGAAGTCAAAGAAAGACTCTCTCAGCTCAGGGGGAAACTAGAGGATGCACTCCAGCGGGGACTAAAGGCCATTTCTAAAACTG CAGAGCTTGTTAGCTTTCTACCACTGCCTGAGCCCACgaccagagaggatttcctgGCGT ATGCCTGCCAGCTAAccctggatcccaacactgctcATATTGACCTCACACTGTCTGAGGGAAACAGAGTTGTACAAAGGCGCCCTGGTGTGAAACATTCATATCCTGACCATCCAGACAGATTTGATATGCGTCAGGTGCTGTGTAGGGAAGCGGTATCTAAAcactgctactgggaggttgagtgtTCAGGAGATGTTTACATTGCTGTAACATACAAAGGGCTCACAAGGAAAGGATGTGCTGCTTCTGTACAACTAGGACACAATAACAAGTCTTGGAGTTTGAGTTCCTCTTCATCTAAGTACATTTTTATACATGATAGTAAAGGAATGTCACTCCCTCATAAGCCCACCTCCATCTctagaataggagtgtatgttgaTCTCAAGACAGGAACTCTGTCTTTCTACAGTGTCTCTGATACAATGACTCTTCTGCACAaaatacacaccacattcacTGAGCCACTGTATCCTGGCTTTTGGCTCGGCGTGTCAAGCAAAATCAAATTGTGTCAGTGA